A single Candidatus Pacearchaeota archaeon DNA region contains:
- a CDS encoding class I SAM-dependent methyltransferase family protein: protein MHNKDSVKIEIATVPKVSEIEIVKKPNLPVRCDRYENCSWPYVLSLPFMWLITIYVMIKKWVYKILGLGLPKTNSIFFDGLGKESRKVKDYATTWRAMDIVYNHPFTQKWTFRGAIDEFYWFGLNCQGLRNRLKLIKDELRKAILKVDDGGEIRLVSLACGSAESVIEIIAEAKAKNKIIKAKFVDIDGDALERAKNLAKHYGVENQIEMHKGSIYDVIESSREFKPQIVEMMGFLDYISQEEAISLLTKIRSILELNGYLITCNICPNIEQHFLKWVINWPMVYRNPKDLSDIAEKSGFKDYRLIYEPLKVHELLIAKKN from the coding sequence ATGCATAATAAAGATTCCGTTAAGATAGAGATCGCAACTGTTCCTAAAGTTTCAGAAATAGAAATTGTCAAAAAACCAAATCTTCCAGTTAGGTGTGATAGATATGAAAATTGTTCATGGCCTTATGTTTTATCTCTGCCATTCATGTGGCTCATTACTATCTATGTGATGATTAAGAAATGGGTTTATAAAATACTTGGACTTGGTTTGCCAAAAACAAATTCTATTTTCTTTGATGGATTAGGAAAGGAAAGTAGAAAAGTAAAAGATTATGCAACAACCTGGAGGGCAATGGATATAGTATACAATCATCCATTTACTCAAAAATGGACTTTCAGGGGTGCTATCGATGAGTTTTATTGGTTTGGATTGAACTGTCAGGGTCTTCGTAATAGGCTTAAGCTTATTAAAGACGAACTAAGAAAAGCTATTTTAAAAGTAGATGACGGTGGAGAGATAAGGCTTGTATCGTTAGCTTGCGGTTCAGCAGAATCAGTAATTGAAATTATAGCTGAAGCTAAAGCTAAAAATAAAATCATTAAAGCAAAATTTGTAGATATAGATGGTGACGCTCTTGAAAGAGCTAAAAACCTAGCTAAGCATTATGGAGTAGAAAACCAGATAGAAATGCACAAAGGAAGCATATACGACGTAATTGAATCATCTCGTGAATTTAAACCGCAAATAGTTGAAATGATGGGATTTTTAGATTATATTAGCCAAGAAGAAGCTATTTCTTTATTAACTAAAATTAGATCGATATTAGAGTTAAATGGTTATTTGATAACCTGTAATATCTGTCCGAATATAGAGCAACATTTCTTGAAATGGGTTATAAACTGGCCAATGGTCTACCGTAATCCAAAAGATTTGAGTGATATTGCCGAAAAATCAGGATTTAAAGATTATCGATTAATTTATGAACCGTTGAAAGTTCACGAGTTATTAATCGCTAAGAAAAATTAA
- a CDS encoding putative peptidoglycan glycosyltransferase FtsW yields the protein MIKEKKKFDLSLLVIIILLIVMGILALATSSTPLSLKLTNNPNFYLFHQLLWGLLPGLILAFVAFKIPLYGIKKWSFLIFIVSFILTLLVFVPGLSTTQLGATRWLNLGFTSIQPSELMKLACIIYLAVILNSEKARNKFTAFIILLILVCGVLFFQKDMGTLIVLFSTMMIMFFCSRTPFKQTLIIGFSAILGFIGLIISEPYRLQRITSFLHPENDTLGAGYHINQALISVGSGGITGSGLGLSVQKFGFVPQSISDSIFAIFAEETGFIGCAVLIALFFAFFVASSSLGKKLNDEYLRLMAIGIGSWFIIQTLLNIGAMIGVVPLTGIPLPFISYGGSHLIIELIACGFLLNISKYVKN from the coding sequence ATGATAAAAGAAAAAAAGAAATTTGATTTAAGTCTTTTGGTGATAATAATCCTTTTGATTGTGATGGGAATTTTAGCTTTGGCTACCTCTTCGACTCCTTTGTCTTTAAAATTAACTAACAATCCCAATTTTTATTTATTTCACCAATTATTGTGGGGATTATTGCCAGGATTGATTCTGGCTTTTGTTGCTTTTAAGATTCCTCTATACGGAATTAAAAAATGGAGTTTTCTTATTTTTATCGTTTCTTTCATTTTAACGCTTTTAGTTTTTGTTCCAGGACTAAGCACAACTCAATTGGGTGCCACTAGATGGCTTAATTTGGGTTTTACGAGCATTCAACCATCAGAGTTAATGAAGTTAGCCTGTATAATCTACTTGGCCGTTATATTGAATAGTGAGAAGGCGAGAAATAAGTTTACTGCTTTTATTATTCTTTTGATTTTAGTTTGTGGAGTTTTATTTTTTCAAAAAGATATGGGAACCTTAATTGTTCTTTTTTCCACCATGATGATAATGTTTTTCTGTTCAAGAACTCCATTTAAGCAAACATTAATAATTGGTTTTAGTGCAATTTTAGGATTTATCGGTTTAATAATTTCTGAACCCTATAGATTGCAAAGAATTACATCTTTTCTCCATCCAGAAAATGATACATTAGGAGCAGGATATCATATTAACCAGGCTTTGATCTCGGTTGGTTCGGGGGGGATAACTGGTTCTGGTTTAGGATTAAGTGTCCAAAAATTTGGTTTTGTTCCTCAATCAATTTCTGATTCTATCTTTGCTATTTTTGCCGAAGAAACTGGTTTTATTGGTTGCGCTGTTTTAATTGCTTTATTTTTTGCTTTTTTTGTTGCTTCTTCTTCTTTAGGAAAAAAACTTAATGACGAATATTTAAGATTAATGGCAATTGGCATTGGATCGTGGTTTATAATCCAAACCTTACTTAATATTGGAGCAATGATAGGGGTAGTTCCTTTAACAGGGATTCCTTTACCATTTATTAGTTATGGTGGTTCTCATTTAATAATAGAATTAATAGCTTGTGGATTTTTGTTAAATATTTCTAAATACGTTAAGAATTAA
- the murD gene encoding UDP-N-acetylmuramoyl-L-alanine--D-glutamate ligase, giving the protein MKINSLEKKKVLILGIGREGADSFVFLRKKFPKKKLFVADKKKCEEMDLKTRKLLNDKNIELFLGDDYLKSIKGFDIILKSPGISLSSIKKYLSKKTKVTGQTELFFDNCPGMIIGVTGTKGKSTTSSLIYSVLKEAGFKAYLVGNIETPSLSFLLSAKKNDIFVYELSSHQLQNLEASPHIAVFLNIYPEHLDYYKNFKEYFLAKTNIVKYQKKNDYFIFNSKIKEIKDLSAKAKSKKIEINPIDFSKFLKDNQGFLEITHIDNLIAVLNVAKILKIKEEKIIKAFKKFKRPEHRLEFVCEKKGIRFYDDSIATIPEATIFALDSLGYDVETLIVGGFDRGIKFDKLADRIIKSNVKNLILLPGSGEKILKEIKKKKKKVRHFIFDNMKDVVNKCFQITSKNKICLLSPASPSFGIFRDYKERGDLFKKYIKDFK; this is encoded by the coding sequence ATGAAAATTAACTCTTTAGAAAAGAAAAAGGTTTTAATTTTAGGAATAGGCAGGGAAGGTGCCGATTCTTTTGTTTTTCTAAGGAAAAAGTTTCCTAAAAAGAAATTATTTGTTGCGGATAAGAAAAAGTGTGAAGAAATGGATTTGAAAACAAGGAAATTATTGAATGATAAAAATATTGAATTATTTTTGGGAGATGATTATTTAAAAAGTATTAAAGGTTTTGATATTATTTTAAAATCTCCAGGAATATCGTTATCTAGTATCAAGAAATATCTAAGTAAAAAAACTAAAGTAACGGGACAGACAGAATTATTTTTTGATAATTGTCCAGGGATGATTATCGGAGTAACTGGAACCAAAGGCAAAAGTACCACCTCTTCCTTAATATATTCAGTTTTAAAGGAGGCAGGATTCAAAGCTTATCTAGTGGGAAATATTGAAACTCCATCATTATCATTTCTTTTGAGTGCTAAAAAGAATGATATTTTTGTCTATGAATTATCTTCTCATCAGTTGCAGAACCTAGAAGCAAGTCCACATATAGCAGTATTTTTAAATATCTATCCTGAGCACTTAGATTATTATAAGAATTTTAAAGAATACTTTTTAGCAAAAACAAATATTGTTAAATACCAGAAGAAAAACGATTATTTTATTTTTAATTCTAAGATTAAGGAAATAAAAGATTTGTCTGCTAAAGCTAAATCAAAAAAGATTGAAATTAACCCAATTGATTTTTCTAAATTTTTAAAAGACAATCAAGGATTTTTAGAGATTACTCATATTGATAATTTGATAGCAGTTTTAAACGTAGCGAAAATATTAAAAATTAAAGAAGAAAAAATTATCAAGGCTTTTAAAAAGTTTAAAAGACCAGAACATAGATTAGAGTTTGTTTGTGAAAAGAAGGGAATTAGATTCTATGACGATTCGATTGCTACAATTCCTGAAGCAACAATTTTTGCTTTAGATTCTTTGGGATATGATGTTGAGACTTTAATTGTTGGAGGTTTTGATCGGGGAATTAAATTTGATAAATTAGCTGATAGGATTATCAAAAGTAATGTTAAGAATTTAATTTTACTTCCTGGTTCAGGAGAAAAGATTTTGAAAGAAATTAAAAAAAAGAAAAAAAAGGTAAGACATTTTATTTTCGATAACATGAAAGATGTGGTCAATAAATGTTTTCAAATAACATCTAAGAATAAGATATGTCTTTTATCTCCTGCTTCGCCTAGTTTCGGAATATTTAGAGATTACAAAGAAAGAGGAGATTTATTTAAAAAATACATTAAAGACTTTAAATGA
- a CDS encoding serine hydrolase — MKRENIFFLLSLFFLFLLFFIINYYSKDVLNKTSNLFFLKQTDSSLLRPLSKEKIADLYLNSNNFLSVFFNLDENKEIVLAEKKSSEVIPIASLTKLMTAVVSLENYNLDDLVDISSFAVSTNGTMGGLKVNEKITVRDLLYVTLIESSNDGAEALAEKMGRTEFIYRMNKKASEIGMTNTRFYNPTGLDIFTDDSAKELLETNVSTPEDLEKLVVYILKNQSLIPQILSLSEKKIVSSSGVVHNLENTNILLKENAGYLWGKTGYTKEANGCIILILNNYSAVNSGYIINVITGADDRFKEARKLEEWLHTSFIW; from the coding sequence ATGAAGAGAGAAAATATATTCTTTTTATTAAGTCTTTTTTTTCTATTTTTATTGTTTTTTATAATCAATTATTATTCTAAAGATGTTTTGAACAAAACGTCTAATTTGTTTTTTTTAAAACAAACCGATAGTTCTTTATTGAGACCATTAAGTAAAGAAAAGATTGCTGATTTGTATTTGAATTCCAATAATTTTTTGTCAGTTTTTTTTAATTTAGATGAAAACAAAGAAATTGTTTTAGCAGAAAAGAAGAGTAGCGAAGTGATACCAATAGCTTCTTTAACTAAATTAATGACCGCGGTTGTTTCTTTAGAGAATTATAATTTAGATGATTTAGTAGATATCAGTTCTTTTGCTGTTTCAACTAATGGGACTATGGGGGGATTAAAGGTTAATGAAAAAATAACAGTTAGAGATTTATTATATGTTACCTTGATTGAATCAAGTAATGATGGGGCTGAGGCTTTAGCTGAAAAAATGGGTCGTACAGAATTTATTTACAGAATGAATAAAAAAGCCAGTGAGATAGGTATGACAAATACCAGATTTTATAATCCAACCGGACTAGATATCTTTACTGATGATTCAGCGAAGGAATTATTAGAAACCAATGTTTCAACCCCGGAAGATTTAGAGAAATTAGTCGTATATATTCTCAAGAATCAATCTTTGATACCTCAAATATTATCTTTATCGGAAAAAAAGATTGTTAGTAGTAGCGGAGTTGTTCATAACTTAGAAAACACCAATATTCTTTTGAAAGAAAATGCAGGATATCTTTGGGGTAAAACAGGATATACAAAAGAGGCTAACGGGTGTATTATATTAATATTGAACAACTATTCAGCTGTTAATTCGGGTTACATTATTAATGTAATTACTGGGGCAGATGATAGGTTTAAAGAAGCTAGAAAATTAGAAGAATGGCTTCATACTTCATTTATTTGGTAA